The Leadbettera azotonutricia ZAS-9 genome has a window encoding:
- the nusB gene encoding transcription antitermination factor NusB — MASRRKGRILAFQALYSWDLVYGQTGKALIPEGLLDFGWLENEKKDSLDEETLAFSRLLVSGTVENIAAIDSMIKKHLKNWDFSRVSKVDLALLRMSAYTLMYQTETAPSIVINEAIGISKEFGTDDSYRFINGVLDGIHKNPGASPNGQENPAV, encoded by the coding sequence ATGGCTTCACGGAGAAAAGGGCGTATTCTGGCCTTTCAGGCCCTCTATTCCTGGGATTTGGTCTATGGCCAAACAGGGAAGGCTCTTATCCCTGAGGGCTTATTGGACTTTGGCTGGCTGGAAAACGAGAAAAAAGACTCTCTTGATGAAGAAACCCTGGCTTTTTCCCGGCTTTTGGTAAGCGGGACTGTCGAGAATATCGCGGCCATAGATTCAATGATAAAAAAGCATCTCAAAAACTGGGATTTTTCCCGTGTCAGCAAGGTGGATTTAGCCCTTCTCAGGATGAGCGCCTATACCCTGATGTACCAGACCGAGACAGCGCCTTCCATAGTAATCAACGAGGCCATAGGGATTTCCAAGGAATTCGGAACCGATGATTCCTACCGTTTTATAAACGGCGTACTGGACGGCATACACAAAAACCCCGGCGCGTCTCCCAATGGCCAAGAAAACCCGGCAGTCTAA
- a CDS encoding peptidyl-prolyl cis-trans isomerase, with protein sequence MKKICISIFLGIFLAGLLAAQSDLQPAAIVRLTKSEPITVKQYRTELERYEKQAGRALAATEKRQVLDMMINERLAMQAAERDKIAITDNDVNQQLTQLKNNMAQSVGRQPTDTEFGQAIRNETGLELPAFREQLKKQLLIQKYLMEKKKDSFANIKVPSEDEIKNAYNLAKAQMVRPETVRFSMIQVAFTDAASKAKAKDIADRLAREIGTNPSKFDENLIKSQTPSADFKAGDGGYLPRNTQAQQVVGPDFMNIAFTLKQGEVSRVIEGAKGYQIIKITETYEQKNLELEDIFQLGTRMTVRDYIGNSLLQEREQSIIAKATQELVTELRTGNPYQIIEANINF encoded by the coding sequence ATGAAGAAAATTTGTATATCGATCTTTTTGGGCATCTTTTTGGCCGGGCTTCTCGCGGCCCAGTCTGACTTGCAGCCTGCCGCCATAGTAAGGCTGACCAAGAGCGAGCCCATCACGGTAAAGCAGTACCGCACCGAGCTTGAACGGTATGAAAAGCAGGCCGGCAGGGCCCTTGCGGCCACAGAAAAGCGGCAGGTGCTGGACATGATGATCAACGAAAGGCTGGCCATGCAGGCTGCCGAACGGGACAAAATCGCCATTACCGACAACGATGTGAACCAGCAGCTCACCCAGCTCAAGAACAACATGGCCCAATCCGTAGGCCGCCAGCCCACGGATACCGAATTCGGCCAGGCCATACGCAATGAAACGGGCTTGGAACTGCCTGCCTTTAGGGAGCAGCTTAAAAAACAGCTTCTTATCCAGAAATACCTTATGGAAAAGAAGAAGGATTCCTTCGCCAACATCAAGGTTCCCTCTGAAGACGAGATAAAGAACGCCTACAACCTGGCAAAAGCCCAGATGGTGAGGCCGGAAACAGTGCGTTTCTCCATGATCCAGGTAGCTTTTACCGATGCAGCCTCCAAAGCCAAGGCCAAGGACATTGCTGACAGGCTGGCCCGGGAAATCGGGACCAACCCCTCCAAATTTGACGAAAACCTGATTAAAAGCCAGACCCCTAGCGCGGATTTTAAGGCCGGCGACGGCGGATACCTCCCCAGGAATACCCAGGCCCAGCAGGTTGTGGGCCCCGACTTCATGAATATCGCCTTTACCCTTAAGCAGGGCGAGGTTTCCAGGGTAATTGAAGGGGCCAAGGGCTATCAGATAATCAAGATCACTGAAACCTATGAACAGAAAAACCTGGAACTGGAGGATATTTTCCAGCTCGGGACCAGGATGACCGTGAGGGACTATATAGGCAACAGCTTGCTCCAAGAAAGGGAACAATCCATCATCGCCAAAGCAACCCAAGAGCTGGTTACCGAACTCAGGACGGGGAATCCGTATCAGATTATCGAAGCCAATATCAACTTTTAG
- a CDS encoding DeoR/GlpR family DNA-binding transcription regulator: MESGVRERIIIDSLLEKGAISVADLSRDLEVSEVTIRSDLNSLEKKGLLNRVHGGAVTALHPHILERQNLRIEEKHNIARSAAGLVQSGDTIMVEAGTTPALVCRYLGGKRDIHVITNSVLAFQAAKNNPSLKITLCGGEFRSSTESFVGPIAEETIGRFNVRFAFVGTDGFSARQGITTHLLEGGEIIKVMKTRALKTILITDSTKYDQAGPVTIMPLSGVDGIITDAEMPPEAAAEMKEDSRILQIEEEKDAAVLRYWFTK; the protein is encoded by the coding sequence ATGGAATCTGGCGTAAGAGAAAGGATAATCATCGACTCTCTTCTGGAAAAAGGGGCTATTTCCGTAGCCGATCTGAGCCGGGATCTCGAAGTTTCGGAGGTTACCATACGCTCGGATCTGAATAGCCTCGAGAAAAAAGGCCTTTTGAACCGGGTCCACGGCGGCGCTGTCACAGCCCTCCACCCCCACATCCTTGAAAGGCAGAACCTCAGGATCGAAGAAAAGCACAACATAGCCCGGTCGGCAGCAGGTCTGGTGCAGTCAGGCGATACCATCATGGTAGAAGCCGGAACCACCCCTGCCCTCGTCTGCCGTTACCTGGGGGGCAAGCGGGACATCCACGTGATCACCAACTCGGTTCTGGCCTTCCAGGCTGCCAAAAACAACCCATCTCTTAAAATCACCCTGTGCGGGGGGGAATTCCGTAGCAGCACCGAATCCTTTGTGGGCCCCATTGCCGAAGAAACCATAGGCCGCTTCAATGTGCGCTTTGCCTTTGTGGGCACCGACGGTTTCAGTGCCCGCCAGGGTATCACCACCCATCTTCTCGAAGGTGGGGAAATTATCAAAGTGATGAAGACACGGGCGCTCAAAACCATACTCATCACGGACTCAACCAAATACGACCAGGCGGGGCCTGTTACCATCATGCCCCTTTCGGGCGTGGACGGGATCATCACCGATGCCGAGATGCCCCCCGAGGCAGCAGCGGAGATGAAGGAGGATTCTCGTATCCTCCAAATAGAAGAAGAAAAAGACGCCGCAGTTTTGCGGTATTGGTTTACCAAATAG
- a CDS encoding class II aldolase/adducin family protein has translation MGLQELADISRFYGADTDYVIAGGGNTSFKDTANLYIKGSGTRLAVIKPEDFVKMDRARLAAIWEKDYPEDTDQRESAVLADMMAAKCPGEESKRPSVETLLHDILPFAYVVHTHPSLVNGLGCAQKGEAAVKELFGGEAVWIPITNPGYILSLKVKEAMDAYKAAKGKAPEIIFLQNHGVFVGADSTEGIKAIYAKIMDTLEGKIIRNPDLGGTQLAYGSSASVGKELLSLAEKSDPQGADALPWFVRFERNNELAKLLANKDAFKPVSSALTPDHIVYAGSDPLFVSDVSALGSAWKAHIEKTGRLPKIAAIQGLGIFGLGNSEKTAATAVELFNDAVKVAVYAESFGGVLFMTKDKIDFINNWEVERYRSKVSASH, from the coding sequence ATGGGTTTACAAGAATTAGCCGACATTTCCCGTTTCTACGGGGCTGATACTGATTATGTTATAGCAGGCGGGGGCAATACCTCCTTCAAAGATACAGCCAATCTCTACATAAAAGGTTCGGGCACGCGCCTTGCGGTGATTAAGCCTGAAGATTTTGTGAAGATGGACAGGGCCAGGCTCGCAGCTATCTGGGAGAAGGATTACCCCGAGGACACGGATCAGCGGGAGTCCGCTGTCCTGGCGGACATGATGGCAGCCAAATGCCCAGGGGAAGAAAGCAAGCGGCCCAGCGTGGAGACTCTCCTCCACGACATCCTGCCCTTTGCCTATGTGGTGCATACCCACCCCAGCCTGGTGAACGGCCTTGGCTGCGCCCAAAAGGGCGAAGCAGCGGTTAAGGAACTCTTTGGCGGCGAGGCTGTCTGGATACCCATCACCAACCCGGGCTACATACTTTCCCTCAAAGTGAAGGAAGCCATGGACGCCTATAAGGCTGCCAAAGGCAAGGCGCCGGAGATTATTTTCCTCCAGAACCACGGGGTTTTTGTAGGCGCCGATAGCACTGAGGGTATCAAGGCTATCTATGCAAAAATCATGGATACCCTGGAAGGCAAGATAATCCGGAATCCTGACCTTGGCGGAACGCAGCTTGCCTATGGCAGTTCCGCGTCGGTGGGAAAGGAGCTTCTCTCGCTGGCAGAAAAATCGGACCCCCAGGGCGCTGATGCCCTGCCCTGGTTCGTCCGTTTTGAACGCAACAATGAACTTGCAAAACTTTTGGCGAATAAAGATGCCTTCAAGCCCGTTTCCTCGGCCCTGACCCCGGATCATATAGTGTATGCCGGAAGCGATCCCCTTTTTGTGAGCGATGTGTCCGCTTTAGGATCAGCCTGGAAAGCCCATATTGAAAAGACGGGCAGGCTGCCCAAAATCGCAGCCATACAGGGGCTGGGCATTTTCGGCCTGGGCAATTCAGAAAAAACAGCAGCTACCGCAGTGGAGCTTTTCAACGACGCAGTCAAAGTAGCAGTCTATGCAGAGAGCTTCGGCGGCGTGCTCTTTATGACCAAAGACAAGATTGATTTTATCAACAATTGGGAAGTGGAACGCTACCGCTCAAAGGTTTCCGCAAGCCATTAG
- a CDS encoding co-chaperone GroES, which yields MKVKPLADRVMVKLEKSEAKTAGGIIIPDTAQEKTQQGTVVEVGDDKEVIKVKAGQKVMYDKYAGTQVKIDGNEYLILKMADILAVIE from the coding sequence ATGAAGGTAAAACCCTTAGCAGACCGGGTCATGGTGAAACTCGAAAAGAGCGAAGCGAAAACCGCTGGCGGTATCATTATTCCCGACACCGCCCAGGAAAAGACCCAGCAGGGCACAGTAGTTGAAGTAGGGGATGACAAAGAAGTCATCAAGGTCAAAGCCGGCCAGAAAGTCATGTACGACAAGTACGCCGGCACCCAGGTCAAGATCGACGGGAACGAGTACCTCATCCTCAAGATGGCGGATATTCTGGCAGTCATCGAGTAA
- a CDS encoding putative glycoside hydrolase: MRKIIPLGESEKAGWAMLSDQGILVSDDLRSWEPRNTGFPVKTLKLYTDGKKSFAPGIQEIKDLEVNPQNPEIMVAALKNGVYLTRNGGRNWASLGMPPYNTNGIKAVAAFSLAGDLTVFCSHSVYGIYYINPDTRGAKWTELNGGLEQLETTGNPDEVADLAVVFPDFQSTAGAGLYASQTFRRRIYKLDWEAKRFDLIWSDNSEFGTVDSLSPGKNTLRFVRDGGISELSFPAPDRRTQTSRPPLPKERKDLADFIKTIPKNLELSPLCAVIWENTRDAPVISLSELWLLDEGLAANPLAEEASGREGLYLPVNHAMENRTLKPYFDTLKNRSLDMVVIDMKDDYGRLRFTPRGKALEGWGRVFWPIDIDSLLKEMKARNIYTIARVVVFKDPEAARKAGGKYAVWDAKNNKPWEGYSNAADIEGSLYDERWVDPYSEEIWDYIALVAEELHDRGFDEIQFDYIRFPTDGLNLGDAQYRWRDPGMDMDAAILSFLQHVRSRVKAPISVDIYGANGWYRTGARTGQEVELLAPWVDVICPMYYPSHFEQDFLAQDPPEMRPYRIYYLGTLRTRRIARGKIIVRPWLQAFYLNVSYDRKYYDLDYVRRQTEGVRDAGTGGFTYWNNSGRYDDIPVP; this comes from the coding sequence GTGCGAAAGATCATCCCCCTGGGGGAGAGCGAAAAAGCGGGCTGGGCTATGCTCTCGGATCAGGGCATTCTGGTATCAGACGATCTCCGCAGCTGGGAGCCCAGAAACACGGGCTTTCCTGTAAAGACATTAAAACTTTATACAGATGGAAAAAAATCCTTTGCCCCCGGGATACAGGAAATCAAAGATCTTGAAGTGAATCCCCAGAACCCCGAGATCATGGTTGCGGCCCTGAAGAACGGCGTCTACCTCACCAGGAACGGGGGAAGGAACTGGGCGAGCCTTGGCATGCCCCCCTATAACACCAACGGCATTAAAGCTGTTGCGGCATTTTCCCTTGCCGGAGATCTCACGGTTTTCTGCTCCCACAGCGTGTATGGAATCTACTATATAAACCCCGATACCCGGGGGGCAAAATGGACAGAACTCAACGGGGGCCTCGAACAGCTTGAGACTACGGGCAACCCCGACGAAGTGGCGGATTTGGCCGTGGTGTTTCCGGATTTTCAGAGTACGGCAGGGGCGGGTCTCTATGCATCCCAGACTTTCAGGAGGAGAATCTACAAGCTCGACTGGGAAGCAAAACGTTTTGATCTGATCTGGTCAGACAACTCCGAATTCGGGACTGTGGATTCTTTGAGCCCCGGAAAAAACACCCTGCGCTTTGTCCGCGACGGCGGCATCTCGGAGTTAAGTTTTCCGGCGCCCGACAGAAGGACTCAGACCAGCCGACCTCCCCTCCCCAAAGAAAGAAAGGATTTGGCCGATTTCATAAAGACCATCCCGAAGAACCTTGAGCTTAGCCCCCTCTGCGCGGTTATTTGGGAAAACACCCGTGATGCCCCTGTCATCTCCCTTTCGGAACTGTGGCTCCTTGACGAGGGCCTTGCGGCGAACCCTCTCGCCGAGGAGGCTTCAGGCCGCGAGGGGCTCTACCTCCCGGTAAACCACGCCATGGAAAACCGCACCCTCAAGCCCTACTTTGACACCCTGAAGAATCGCAGCCTGGACATGGTGGTTATAGACATGAAGGATGATTACGGCAGGCTTCGTTTCACCCCCAGGGGCAAAGCCCTCGAAGGCTGGGGCCGTGTTTTTTGGCCTATCGATATAGACAGCTTATTGAAGGAAATGAAGGCCCGGAATATTTATACCATTGCGCGGGTAGTAGTCTTTAAAGATCCCGAGGCTGCCCGCAAGGCAGGGGGCAAATACGCGGTGTGGGACGCAAAAAACAACAAGCCCTGGGAAGGTTACAGCAATGCTGCGGACATCGAAGGCAGCCTTTATGACGAACGCTGGGTAGACCCCTACTCGGAAGAAATCTGGGATTACATTGCCCTGGTAGCAGAAGAACTGCACGACCGGGGCTTTGACGAAATCCAGTTCGATTATATACGCTTCCCCACAGACGGATTAAATCTCGGCGACGCCCAGTACCGCTGGCGCGATCCGGGCATGGACATGGACGCAGCAATACTGTCATTTTTGCAGCATGTCCGATCCAGGGTGAAGGCTCCTATTTCAGTTGACATATACGGGGCAAACGGCTGGTATCGCACCGGCGCCCGCACCGGCCAGGAAGTGGAACTCCTGGCGCCCTGGGTAGATGTGATCTGCCCCATGTACTACCCAAGCCATTTTGAGCAGGACTTCCTCGCCCAGGACCCGCCGGAAATGCGGCCCTACCGCATTTACTACCTGGGCACTCTCCGCACCCGCCGCATAGCCCGGGGAAAGATCATCGTCCGCCCCTGGCTTCAGGCCTTCTACCTCAACGTCTCCTACGACCGCAAATACTACGACCTCGACTATGTCCGCCGGCAGACCGAGGGCGTCCGGGACGCGGGCACAGGGGGCTTCACCTACTGGAACAATTCGGGCCGCTATGACGATATACCGGTGCCGTGA
- a CDS encoding dihydrolipoamide acetyltransferase family protein produces MAHVLIMPRQGNTVESCIIGEWKVKEGDTVQADTPVCVVETDKATFEVPSGASGTVLKIFHSQGDDVPVLQPIMVVGNPGENWEAAVPGGASAASAAQAAPAAASGATSAALAVSVPAVEAVQAPAPQTEGHLAASPRAKKLADAEAVDIRTLGGSGPGGRIIEVDVAAALAARPPLTEAAKDELRKRIAVGLPAGTAGQGTGIGGRFTLGDLASGGAGSGAVVGTSPPAASSAAPAPGGFTDIPIKGIRKVIADQMMNSHTNTAAFTLNTSASVVNLQKLRARFKASDPELGLSKITLNDLVLFAASRVLPLYTYMNAHRLDGVVRAYNDVQLGVAVSTPRGLMVPVMRNADKLSLVQISQKARELAEACRSGSISPDDLHGSTFTVTNLGNTGIESFSPVINIPEVAIMGVCGISPKAAETSPGVYEILPHLGLSLTIDHAVVDGAPAAEFLKAFAGAIRDIDIWVAK; encoded by the coding sequence ATGGCCCATGTTTTGATCATGCCCAGGCAGGGCAATACCGTTGAATCCTGCATCATCGGTGAATGGAAGGTAAAAGAGGGGGATACGGTCCAGGCCGATACCCCGGTCTGCGTAGTGGAAACCGACAAGGCAACTTTTGAAGTCCCCTCGGGCGCTTCAGGCACAGTGCTCAAGATATTCCACAGCCAGGGCGACGATGTACCGGTACTCCAGCCTATTATGGTGGTGGGGAACCCCGGCGAGAATTGGGAAGCGGCGGTCCCCGGCGGTGCCTCGGCTGCGAGCGCGGCTCAAGCAGCACCGGCGGCGGCCTCTGGCGCAACCTCAGCGGCACTTGCCGTCTCTGTCCCAGCCGTTGAGGCAGTACAAGCCCCGGCGCCCCAGACGGAGGGTCATTTGGCCGCGTCCCCCAGGGCGAAAAAACTGGCTGACGCTGAAGCGGTTGATATACGCACCCTCGGCGGTTCAGGCCCCGGCGGGCGCATCATTGAGGTTGACGTGGCTGCAGCGCTTGCGGCAAGGCCACCCCTCACGGAAGCTGCAAAGGACGAACTGAGGAAGCGCATTGCTGTGGGCCTTCCTGCGGGTACTGCCGGCCAGGGTACGGGCATTGGCGGCAGGTTCACACTCGGCGATCTTGCTTCCGGCGGGGCAGGTTCAGGAGCGGTTGTCGGAACATCTCCACCGGCTGCGTCTTCCGCTGCGCCTGCTCCGGGCGGATTCACCGATATACCCATTAAGGGCATACGAAAAGTCATCGCGGATCAGATGATGAATTCTCACACCAACACTGCGGCCTTTACACTTAATACTTCTGCATCAGTAGTAAACCTGCAAAAACTTCGGGCGAGGTTTAAGGCAAGCGATCCTGAACTGGGGCTCAGCAAAATTACCCTTAACGATTTGGTCCTGTTTGCGGCATCCAGGGTACTGCCTCTTTACACGTATATGAATGCCCACAGGCTCGACGGAGTGGTGAGAGCGTATAACGATGTGCAGCTCGGCGTGGCAGTTTCTACACCCAGGGGCCTCATGGTTCCAGTTATGAGGAACGCTGACAAACTGTCGCTTGTTCAAATCTCCCAGAAGGCAAGGGAGCTTGCGGAAGCATGCAGAAGCGGTTCTATTTCTCCGGACGATCTTCACGGTTCAACCTTTACGGTAACCAATTTGGGGAACACCGGGATTGAAAGTTTTTCACCGGTTATCAATATTCCCGAAGTGGCCATCATGGGGGTCTGCGGCATATCGCCCAAGGCCGCCGAGACTTCACCGGGAGTGTATGAGATACTTCCCCATCTGGGGCTTTCCCTCACCATCGATCACGCGGTAGTAGATGGCGCCCCTGCGGCGGAATTCCTCAAGGCTTTTGCCGGGGCTATCCGGGATATCGACATTTGGGTCGCAAAGTAA
- a CDS encoding alanine--tRNA ligase encodes MTANELRSKYIEFFKSKGHAQIQGKSLLPDNDPTVLFTTAGMHPLVPYLLGQDHPAGKRLVDYQKVIRTGDIDSVGDPSHLTFFEMLGNWSLGDYFKEGAIKMSFEFLTSKEWLGIPIEKLGVTVFKGEGDVPQDDESAAVWKSLGIPENRIAYLPREDNWWGPAGTTGPCGPDSEMFYYVGDKPCGPDCKPGCSCGKWLEIWNDVFMQYNKDADGKYIPLARKCVDTGMGIERTVTILNGKSSVYDTEIFASIRGAIEKAAAYTYGSDSEKDKSVRIISDHLRASSFILGDPKAVSPSNVGAGYVLRRLIRRAVRHGRKLGIGGETEGTVFLSPIAQVLIDQMKGPYPELEENRGRIIEELDNEEKKFLETLLKGEKEYEKLLPNLLKDPKKVMSGRLAFKLYDTYGFPIELTEELAVEHGMTVNREEFDEAFKKHQELSRAGSEQIFKGGLQDHSEIATKYHTATHLLHKALRTVLGDQVAQKGSNITAERMRFDFSHGAPMTQEEIRKVEDMVNDAIKQDLPITMEVMSLDEAKASGAIALFGEKYESQVKVYTMGRSATDFYSKEVCGGPHMERTGLLGKFTIQKEQSSSAGVRRIRAVLE; translated from the coding sequence ATGACAGCTAATGAACTCCGTTCCAAGTACATAGAATTCTTCAAATCCAAAGGCCATGCCCAGATTCAGGGGAAATCCCTGCTTCCCGACAATGACCCGACAGTGCTTTTTACCACTGCCGGAATGCATCCCCTGGTGCCCTACCTCCTGGGCCAGGATCACCCTGCGGGGAAACGGCTCGTGGATTATCAGAAGGTCATACGCACCGGCGACATCGATTCCGTGGGCGATCCGAGCCACCTTACCTTTTTTGAAATGCTGGGAAACTGGTCTTTAGGGGATTATTTTAAGGAAGGGGCCATCAAGATGAGTTTCGAATTCCTTACCTCCAAAGAATGGCTGGGGATTCCCATTGAAAAGCTGGGGGTAACGGTTTTTAAAGGCGAGGGGGATGTGCCCCAGGACGACGAAAGCGCCGCTGTGTGGAAGTCCCTGGGTATCCCTGAGAACCGCATCGCCTACCTGCCCCGGGAGGACAACTGGTGGGGGCCTGCGGGTACCACCGGGCCCTGCGGCCCTGACTCCGAAATGTTCTACTACGTGGGGGATAAGCCCTGCGGACCCGACTGTAAGCCTGGCTGTTCCTGCGGCAAATGGCTCGAAATCTGGAACGACGTGTTCATGCAGTACAACAAGGATGCCGACGGCAAGTACATCCCCCTGGCCCGCAAATGCGTGGATACAGGCATGGGCATTGAACGCACCGTCACCATACTCAACGGCAAGTCTTCGGTATACGATACGGAAATTTTTGCCTCCATACGCGGCGCTATTGAAAAGGCGGCGGCCTACACCTATGGGAGCGACAGCGAAAAAGACAAGTCTGTGCGCATCATCTCCGACCACCTCAGGGCCTCGTCCTTTATCCTGGGTGATCCCAAAGCGGTGAGCCCTTCCAATGTAGGCGCGGGCTATGTGCTGCGGCGGCTCATCCGCCGGGCGGTGCGGCACGGGCGCAAGCTTGGAATTGGGGGCGAAACAGAGGGAACCGTGTTCCTTTCCCCCATTGCGCAGGTTTTAATCGATCAGATGAAGGGGCCCTATCCTGAACTTGAAGAAAACAGGGGCCGCATCATAGAAGAACTCGACAACGAGGAGAAGAAATTCCTCGAAACCCTGCTCAAGGGCGAGAAGGAGTATGAAAAACTGCTCCCCAACCTCCTCAAAGATCCCAAAAAGGTGATGAGCGGGCGGCTGGCTTTTAAACTGTACGACACCTATGGCTTCCCCATCGAACTTACCGAAGAACTGGCCGTTGAACACGGCATGACGGTGAACCGGGAGGAATTTGACGAAGCTTTTAAAAAACATCAGGAACTTTCCCGGGCGGGGAGCGAGCAGATCTTCAAGGGCGGGCTGCAGGATCATTCCGAGATTGCGACCAAGTACCATACGGCCACCCACCTGCTCCACAAAGCCCTGCGAACCGTCCTGGGGGATCAGGTGGCCCAGAAAGGGTCCAATATAACCGCCGAGCGCATGCGCTTTGACTTTTCCCATGGCGCTCCCATGACCCAGGAAGAGATCCGGAAGGTCGAAGACATGGTGAACGATGCCATAAAGCAGGATCTTCCCATCACCATGGAAGTGATGAGCCTGGACGAAGCCAAGGCTTCGGGGGCTATCGCCCTTTTCGGGGAAAAGTACGAAAGCCAGGTGAAGGTCTATACCATGGGCAGGTCGGCCACGGACTTCTATTCCAAGGAAGTCTGCGGGGGGCCCCATATGGAACGCACCGGGCTTTTGGGGAAATTCACCATCCAGAAAGAGCAGTCTTCCTCGGCGGGAGTGCGCCGTATCCGGGCGGTCCTGGAGTAA
- a CDS encoding sigma-70 family RNA polymerase sigma factor: protein MTKQMAKKTARVKRINSDENTLSLYLKEISHIPLLTREEEDEVARKAAQGSMAARNKLVSANLRFVVNVAKKFQGQGLPLPDLISEGNLGLMHAIERYDVDKGYHFISYAVWWIRQSIFKAVREKSRMIRLPSNKANEVIQVERARDKVRGNQSHESELREIAGILDMDASHVDEILNISRDMVSLDNPVSIENDSATIGDFVEDDKYIAPEEHAVTSALQGDIETLLGSLNHREAEVLRFRYGLMEGGPMSLKEIGDHFNLTKERIRQIENNAITRLRTPSRRRVLANYVA from the coding sequence ATGACAAAACAAATGGCAAAAAAAACGGCTCGGGTTAAGAGGATCAATTCTGACGAAAATACTCTTTCTCTTTATTTAAAAGAGATTAGCCATATCCCTCTTTTGACCAGGGAAGAAGAGGACGAGGTTGCCAGGAAAGCTGCACAGGGCAGCATGGCTGCCAGGAACAAGCTGGTCAGCGCCAACCTCCGCTTTGTAGTCAATGTGGCAAAGAAATTCCAGGGCCAGGGCCTGCCCCTCCCGGATCTTATCAGTGAAGGCAATCTCGGACTTATGCACGCCATCGAGCGTTATGACGTTGACAAGGGCTATCACTTTATTTCCTATGCGGTCTGGTGGATACGCCAGTCCATATTTAAGGCTGTCCGCGAAAAATCCAGGATGATCAGGCTGCCCTCCAACAAGGCCAACGAAGTGATCCAGGTTGAAAGGGCCAGGGATAAGGTCCGGGGCAACCAGAGCCACGAAAGCGAGCTCAGGGAAATCGCCGGCATCCTCGACATGGATGCCAGCCATGTGGACGAGATCCTCAATATTTCCCGTGACATGGTGTCGCTCGATAACCCTGTGAGCATTGAAAATGACTCGGCTACCATTGGGGATTTCGTTGAAGACGACAAATACATAGCCCCCGAGGAGCACGCGGTAACAAGCGCCCTCCAGGGCGATATTGAGACCCTGCTGGGAAGCCTTAACCACAGGGAAGCGGAAGTCCTCCGTTTCCGCTACGGCTTGATGGAAGGCGGCCCCATGTCCCTTAAGGAAATCGGCGACCACTTCAACCTTACAAAAGAGCGGATACGCCAGATTGAAAACAACGCCATCACAAGGCTTCGGACCCCCTCCCGCCGGCGGGTGCTTGCAAACTATGTAGCCTAA